From Micromonospora nigra, one genomic window encodes:
- a CDS encoding LLM class flavin-dependent oxidoreductase — protein MEIGLISLADLTSDPRAGSVAPDEGIRRIVRLGQLAEQAGLDVFAVGEHHHPNYEVSSPAVVLAAVARATRRISLASATTLIGVLDPVRVYEGLPPSTRCPAAGPRSPSGAARSPNRSTCSDTT, from the coding sequence ATGGAAATCGGGCTGATCAGCCTCGCAGACCTCACCTCCGATCCGCGTGCGGGCTCGGTGGCACCCGACGAGGGGATCCGTCGCATCGTGCGGCTCGGGCAGCTCGCCGAGCAGGCCGGCCTCGACGTCTTCGCGGTCGGGGAGCACCACCACCCCAACTACGAGGTGTCCTCGCCCGCCGTGGTGCTGGCCGCTGTTGCCCGGGCCACCCGCCGCATCAGCCTCGCCAGCGCCACCACCCTGATCGGAGTCCTCGACCCGGTGCGGGTCTACGAGGGCCTCCCACCCTCGACGCGCTGTCCGGCGGCCGGGCCGAGATCACCGTCGGGCGCGGCGCGTTCCCCGAACCGTTCGACCTGTTCGGATACGACATGA
- a CDS encoding putative protein N(5)-glutamine methyltransferase, whose translation MTITDPAGATVLSLRAAGCVFAEEEAHLLVEAARTPEELAAMTRRRVDGEPLEVILGWADFCGLRIAVDPGVFVPRQRTAYLVEQAVAVTSPGALVVDLCCGTGAIGVAVASRVPGLRLHAADVEPAAVRCARRNVEPIGGQVHEGDLYGALPAELRGTVDVLTVNAPYVPTDEVAMMPPEAREHEPRVALDGGADGVEVHRRVAEYAARWLAPGGHLLIETGESQAALTAAAMSAHGLEAHTATSDEWYCTVAIGRRPHVSQPGG comes from the coding sequence ATGACCATCACAGACCCCGCCGGGGCCACCGTTCTGTCGCTGCGCGCCGCCGGCTGCGTCTTCGCCGAGGAAGAGGCTCACCTGCTGGTCGAGGCCGCCCGCACGCCGGAGGAACTCGCCGCCATGACCCGGCGGCGGGTGGATGGCGAGCCGCTGGAGGTCATCCTCGGCTGGGCCGACTTTTGTGGTCTGCGCATCGCCGTCGATCCCGGTGTGTTCGTGCCCCGCCAGCGCACCGCCTACCTGGTGGAGCAGGCCGTGGCCGTCACGTCTCCCGGCGCGTTGGTGGTCGACCTGTGCTGCGGTACGGGAGCGATCGGCGTCGCGGTCGCGTCCCGGGTGCCCGGCCTCCGGCTGCACGCTGCCGATGTCGAGCCCGCCGCCGTTCGGTGCGCACGCCGCAACGTCGAGCCGATCGGTGGTCAGGTCCACGAGGGCGACCTGTACGGCGCCCTGCCGGCCGAGTTGCGTGGCACCGTGGACGTCCTGACGGTCAACGCCCCGTACGTGCCCACCGACGAGGTCGCGATGATGCCACCCGAGGCACGCGAGCACGAACCCCGGGTGGCGTTGGACGGTGGCGCCGACGGCGTCGAGGTGCACCGCCGGGTCGCCGAGTACGCCGCGCGGTGGCTCGCGCCCGGCGGGCACCTGCTCATCGAGACCGGCGAGAGCCAGGCCGCCCTGACAGCCGCCGCGATGTCGGCCCACGGGTTGGAGGCGCACACCGCCACGTCCGACGAGTGGTACTGCACCGTCGCCATCGGGCGACGCCCACACGTCAGTCAACCCGGGGGATAG
- a CDS encoding LLM class flavin-dependent oxidoreductase: MTVGRGAFPEPFDLFGYDMNDYDDVFTDHLDLLLKITRQSSVSWQGAHRAPLLGSWVGPRAVQRPLPVWVGAGGNRGSLVRAGSLGLPVVTAVTPGSTVRLAENLDAYRGTAASYGHDPAALRVATTSQAYVVPEPGQAEAFYPYCAEYLDLHSRGRIILDREGFDRHAAGAEALLGGDPAQVAEKMAEQHRLLGQDRLLLQVDAGGLPFEDVARTIELLGRDVVPAVRAALTTATTTGAPR, translated from the coding sequence ATCACCGTCGGGCGCGGCGCGTTCCCCGAACCGTTCGACCTGTTCGGATACGACATGAACGACTACGACGACGTGTTCACCGACCATCTCGACCTGCTCCTGAAGATCACTCGGCAGTCCTCCGTCAGCTGGCAGGGTGCGCACCGGGCGCCGCTGCTCGGCTCCTGGGTCGGCCCCCGCGCGGTGCAGCGACCACTGCCCGTCTGGGTCGGTGCCGGCGGTAACCGCGGCAGCCTGGTGCGCGCTGGCTCGCTCGGGCTGCCCGTGGTCACGGCGGTCACACCGGGGTCCACGGTGCGGCTGGCCGAGAACCTCGATGCGTACCGCGGGACGGCGGCCTCGTACGGTCACGATCCGGCCGCGTTGCGGGTGGCGACCACGAGTCAGGCGTATGTCGTACCGGAGCCGGGCCAGGCCGAGGCGTTCTACCCGTACTGCGCGGAGTACCTCGACCTGCATTCGCGCGGGCGGATCATCCTCGACCGGGAGGGCTTCGACCGGCACGCCGCCGGTGCGGAGGCGTTGCTGGGCGGGGACCCGGCGCAGGTTGCCGAGAAGATGGCGGAACAACACCGGTTGCTGGGCCAGGATCGGCTGTTGCTGCAGGTCGACGCCGGTGGGCTGCCCTTCGAGGACGTCGCCCGCACCATCGAACTTCTCGGCCGCGACGTCGTGCCCGCGGTCCGCGCCGCCCTGACCACCGCCACCACGACGGGAGCCCCACGATGA